The DNA region CAAGGGCAAAGATTTGACTCAcacgtttttgttttttgggataATGATCGTGTTGACAACTATATGTGCttgctattaaaatattattataacgTTAAGTATTATTACTATCATAGCAATGGAGTCATCCATCCATAAGGCATTGCGATGAAACTCATTACGCTCGGTTCAATTAGAAAGTACAGTTTTAAGCTTGAACTGTAaatccctaaaataaaaatttgaagtttaaaattttaataaaatttttagtgataaaaagtttttattagaAAGTTGTTAGTGTTCGACAAaactataattattaattagacGTGTTAATGCTTTTACtctagggtccgtttggatacagtttattgctgaaaacttaaaactgaaaacacggtaccaaaataatttttaaatgtgtgaatagtaccgtgggtcccatttttaattttaaaaaatctgaaaaatgaagtttgtgggtcccgtgaacagtacacagGACCCACAAAagtgctgaaaagtcagcaaatgcggctactgttcatgcacagtatcatgaacagtaaccgctgTCCCCCTGAATCGTGCatcagcagaagaaaaaaaaaaaaaaaaaaaaaaaaaaaaaaaaacgcaaaattttttcatcaaaacgCAAACGCCAACTTATCCAAACAGCACCCTAGGTATATGGTAACCAAATTGATTTAAAGCTTTTAAATGTAATAAATAACGATAGATAATATTTTAAAGTGTGTTATTGacttattattttataagtacTTATTTTTATACCTGAATCCAATTAGATCAATCAAAGGTCTAGGTGTAGAGGGGTGTTCGGTATGAAACAGTTCAAATTCCTACTTAGAACTCTTTTGGGCCCTAAAGCCCTTTAATagacttttaagttttaacacaGCCCACACActctaaagtatatatttatctGTAATTGTTTTCTTACCTTGTTGAGAGCCCATAATTTCACAAGCGATGTCTACTATTTTTTAGATGTCCATATTTTATTGAAACGTAATTGAATGATGTGTATGGACAATAAGGAGCGTGAAATACTCAATGGcctatatttattttacatctCTCGAAATagaaaatgatttattatttatcattattcATTTGTTTAGGAGATAGTATTTGGATGTGAGGATTTAAAATCAAGgaatttaaagaagaaatatTAGTGTAAATTTCTGTAGTTTATATAGATTTTAACAATATAAagtgaatttgaattttgaaaaattttctctaaTGATATTGAATCACCATATTaatggtttctcaaaaaaaaaaaaaaaaagaatctccatattatcaattttaatatattcatgaatatcatgtcatcaatagaatatatattgaataagagattggggttcaatccccgtctacaccaaaaatcaatcgatatcttagtctgataataaataACTATCATAAAAAATGgacatcataggttgaaattgtcttatatatatgcacacacacacacatttcaTACTTTATTTAAACcatttaaactattttttaaatttaaatctatctttttaattacttcctttcaaatcaattataaaGAATTTTAACCATCAAGATTTTACTTGTCTTTCAACTGTTTACACAttgttaattgaaattaatagtCACTGCAATATCCATGTTCATGTTGTAGAAATTATATGACGAAATGGAGAATCGGATCGAAAATGCAGCCAAGCTAGCTCGAATCCCAGAAGAATTGCGCTCAAAACACACAGGATTTTCTCAATGGGATTCATATTCTTCTCAACGAGACCATGACACAATTCTTCAAGTATGTTATTACTATCACATTAATTCTAAAGACCaatgtgtaatattatttttctttggtcagcatataaaatttgaacacaTTTAGTTTTCTAGATTTGCCAAACCAAAATTCTATCTTTTTTCATAGAACATGAAAATCAAGTACGCTACACACCTATGAATTTTATAAGCACTTTCAAGCAAATCGTTTTGCTTTAAGTACTGTTTACattttgaacctttttttttcagataTTAATTGATGGGAGAGACCCCAATGCCAAAGATAAAGATGGGTTTGTGTTGCCAACTCTGGTTTATTTGGCTCGCGAGAAGAGACCCCAACATCACCACAACTTCAAAGCTGGAGCAATGAATGCATTGGTAATGTGCATTCTTGCAGACAAATGACACACATTGTATGAAAGTATAGTTATTTTCTCAGTGAAATAAGTTAGTTATATAACCATACAATTTAGTTACATAAAATATAGGCACAGAATTCTAGACCTACTAGGAATAGTACTGCTAATCCTATGACTAACAAGACTACTAAAACAAGCATACTGATAATAGTGATAGCACAATGGGCAGGCAAATATAACAGTTATGCTGACAATGTTTTCAATTCtgtaatctttaattttttctttcggCGAAAGTACTCCCAAGTTTGGCACTAAACTTGAAGGTGTGTTATCTTTCTCTTGAATATACGGTCATCAACCTAAATTGTGGTGAACTTTCAAGTATCACTGAGTTATTTTTCCTCTAATGTTTCACTGTGCAGATAAGAGTGTCATCAGAAATTAGCAATGGACCAATCATTCTTAATGTGGACTGTGATATGTACTCAAACAATTCACATTCTGTACGAGATGCATTATGCTTTTTCATGGATGAAGAGAAGGGCCATGAGATTGCTTTTGTGCAGTTTCCCCAGACTTTTAAGAATGTTACTAGGAATGAAATATATGATGCTACAATGAGAGTAATAAGAGAGGTGGGTAAATACTTGTGGAATCGAAGAATTATTTAGATCATATTGATTAAATTGCTAATCTGGCTAAATTCTAATGCTTGGTGATAAAGGTGGAATTCCATGGTTTAGATGGTTGTGGAGGCCCTTTATATGTTGGAACTGGATGCTTTCACAGAAGAGACACTCTATGTGGGAGGAAGTTCAGTAAGGACTATAAGACTGACTGGAGTAGTTTGACTGACATAAGGAGAAAAGACAGTGTtcatgaattagaaaaaaatttgaagggtCTTGCAAGCTCTACATATGACAAAAACACTCAATGGGGAAAAGAGGTCACTCTCTCTCTgtcaaacatacacacacacacacatacaacaacaaacacaaacacaaacacattcTTACTTTACATATATTGATGTTTGATTGCAGATGGGCCTGCTATATGGATGTCCAGTAGAAGATGTGATAACCGGGTTATCAATCCAATGTCGGGGGTGGAAATCAGTCTACTTTAATCCATCAAGAGAGGCTTTCTTAGGAATAGCCGCAACTACACTCCCTGATGCACTTGTGCAGCATAAGAGATGGTCTGAAGGCGATCTCCAGATTTTGTTTTCTAGGTACAGTCCAGCATGGTATGCACATGGAAAGATTAGCTTGGCCCTTCAAATGGGATATTGCGCCTATTGTCTTTGGGCTCCTAATTGCTTGGCAACACTATATTACGCTGTTATCCCTTCACTTTACCTCCTCAAAGGAATTTCCTTGTTTCCACAGGTGTGATTCCTTGCTTCTTATTTATTACaatgttttgactttttttatttgttttacatTATAGGGGGGAAACTGTGGGCAACAAATTCAACTTTTCCCCTGTTCTTAATAGTGCTGGGGACACACcacccccccccaaaaaaaaaaaaagagtacaataTAGAAGTATAAATATTGGAAATAATAATTTACAAGTGAAcataagaataataaatataagagaaataatatgtccacaacatttttacaacaaatcctaagtgacaggtcgttactggttgttattattagggcaaaaaagtaatctcagtgataagttcaaattttaaccaataacaactaacaatttataatttgttatgaaaatgttatggacatatcaCTTCTCTAAATGTAAATGACAAAGTAAACTGCAAacctctacatttttttttcatactttttataagtaaaaagaaaatgaaaaaaaaaattgtttatatcCTTCtatctattcttcttcttctttggacaaattacaaattataaactttgactcatttttaattttcgtTTCAATCATTAActcatatttgtttttttaatttagtcatTGTGTCTAGTTCTACATAATctagttattagtatttttcacttttcaaaatgACGTTATTTTGGTGGACTTAACGGTgaaattgaataaaaaggaggctatgagagagagagagagagagagagagagagagagagagagagagagagagagagagagagagagagagagagagagagagagagagagagagaattgaaaataggtcaagttagagagagagagagagagagagagagaattgaaaaTAGGTCAAGTTAGAGGGGCTAAATTGGAATTTagcctcttttttctttttcctttttatacaACATTCAAATTTATTACGTGTAACACACTTGATCaaaagtctttttctttttcttttcttttttttttccttttttttgagaaaccactTGATCAAAAGTCTAGTTAAATAAAAGGTAAATATGATAGGGGTGTAGTGGAATTTTGAGGATCAGGCAACATATCATCCAGGTCAAACTCAATGTATAGAAAttgcatatttatatttttagatgaataaaatttcatattttggtTGTTTAGAAGATTATTTAtaattctcatttttattttttaaatgtgtgtgATATAGTTTTGTGTTGTAAATTCAGATCTCAAGCCCATGGTTCATACCCTTTGCATATGTGATATCTGCTAAACACATTTGTGGCTTAGCCGAGTTTCTGTGGTGCGGTGGTACAATccttggttggtggaattgccAAAGGATGTGGCTTTACAAGAGAACAAGTTCCTATCTCTTTGCCTTTATGGACACCATTTTAAAATTACTAGGCTTTGCTGAGTCAGGATTTGTAATCTCAACCAAAATAGCTGACGAAGATGTGTCCCAAAGATATGAGAAAGAAATAATGGAGTTTGGAACTTCCACTCCAATGTTCACAATATTATCAACACTTGCAATGATAAATTTGGTATGCTTTGTTGGGGTGTTGAAAGAAGCATTGATGGGTACAGGAATCATAAGAGTTTACGAGACAATGAGTTTGCAATTTGTTCTTTGTGGGATTTTGGTTCTCATCAACTTCCCTTTGTACCAAGCCCTTTTCCTGAGGAAGGACAAGGGTAAGCTGCCAAGCTCCTTAGCAGCCAAATCAATTGTATTAGCTCTATTGGCTTGTATCAGTTTTACATTATTGTACTAATCTTCTCAGTTTCATATGTGAAATAAGGGCTATTTGGCTGTAAGTGTGTCTTGTTCTGTTTAGAACAGAGCACACatttatatattgatgatttgaaGTAAATTTACATGTATGGGTTTTAGTTTTACACGTGGAGCATAATTCAACAATATATACAAGTCAAATCTGATATTTATGATTTTGCATATCAATGTTGTACAACACCACCCATTGATTTATGCATCAACATATTATGTTGTTACCCCTACAAACCCTTTTTCTCTTtcgttttttttcttttttttcctcttatcaGAATCATTACCCCCTACAAATTGATTGGCGAAGGAGACATCAATTTACAATACAAAGTGGTGAATGCATAAATTGGTAAACCTTTGGTGAAGATGTCAACAGGATAAACTGAACCAAAAGACTATAATTGACTACTGATTTACAAACAAAGCAATGCCGAATCATAGATATTGTCATTATTACCACGCTATCACCTGAATTCTAATAAATCAGAAGACTTGAAGTTCAAGTGATATTCTTACGGTAATAGTATAATTTATGAAGTCCTAATATGCTTGGAGCAAGGATCGCTAACCAAGTGAGTAGCATTGGTGGATCGCTAACCAAGTGAGTAGCATTggtaaattaatatatatatatatatatagagagagagagagagagagagagagagagagagagagagagagagagagagagagagagagagagattatttaGTGCTTTGTGAATACAATAAATGTGTACTCATTCCTTTCTATAATAATAGATCCTACCACCGCATACCCTTGTGCaatggtcactttacaagtataagtacttatgGGGTGTAGGGGTCAAAagtcgaggttcaagtctctaggaggaagtttcatacacatatacatttagattaagctagagtagaatttctatcttgtataaaaataaaaataaaatagatcctactaattaaattcatgatggggCTTATTATTCAAGTAAGAGAGGAAAGTACGCATTTGTTGTGAACCAAGAGCACTGAGTAATTACACATAGATAGTGAAGAGGGAGAGACTGGTTTGAATTATAGAggaaattacaatttaccatCCTAAACTATACTccaaattacactttgcactctCAACTTTTCGAATGCACATTTTTTACTATAAACTATATCTATTGTTACATTTTGCACTTTAACATCAAGTTTGCTGTTAACTTGAATGAAAATATAAGGTTTAGGATGCAAAGTATAATCAAGAGTATAGTTTAgagtggtaaagtgtaatttttcctttgtttttaaGAGATTAAGAAGAAGGGTAATCTAGTGTTTTTATGTGGTGCTATGCTTTTTCATCCAAGTTAACAACAAACTTAACATTGAGGTGTAAAATGTAATAAGAgccatagtttagggtgcaaaacgtgtattcaaaaaatttaagatgCAAAGTATAATCATGGGTGTAGTTTATGATAATaaagtgcaatttttttttttggcaaataaaaaatggatAGAAGGAGACAACCAGTGTGGCTTCTTTACTTAAGCGTGACTAATAGCACCCTACCCACTCTGGGTGAGACCCCATACTCTCGATAAAGTATAATTTCACCTATAAAATACTAGAAATGATGCCATTACCTTAAACCTCAGCAACAATGATattattatcataataattagaaaataatcTACATATTCCACTTGTAACTCAAATGCCATTGAGTGGTCTCCTTAATGACAATCAAAACAGCCAATCGAAACCGTCCAACACATAGACAATCATGTGGGCCATAAGGCCATCCCATGCACCCCAAGTTCAGACAATCACTGCGTTTTTAAACCGTTAGACATCGAACTACACTCGAACAAGTTCCTGTTTGAAATCTTTCAGGTTTGAAACACACAAACCTAGGATTTTTTTGCCTTAGGCCCAAAAGGCAAACATAGACCGAAGGGCCAAAAAATCCCACAAAGCTCAAGCTCTTGTCCCCTTTGAAACACTCTCTACCAGAACGCTTATCAGatcattcaaattttgaatttttgtgccTTTTCTTTTATGGGTTTTATCATGAGAATCCATTTAGAATTtgcttattaaattttttttgttaaaagtactctaaataaaggtaaaagttagctgaaatagtataataaaactcataaatagtaccaaaaataagttgaatagtaaaacaaatgagcaaaaataatctttgtcAAACCGACACTCAAAGGTAAAAAATTCACCACtacgcacccttggtgcgatggtcactccacaaatataaatgcttgtagggtgtgaCAAGGGatagggttcaagtctctagaaggaagcttcacacacatatacacttagattaggctaaagtagaaaatatatcttaaatatataaaaaaataataaaaaggtaaaaatttctactttttttttttttttgaatctgaTCTCTTATTGGGTTTTCTGAATTCtaaaatatagaattttttgAGGGGGTTGAAGTTTAAAGGTTTCTCGTGATTCTTATTTTCCTTTGTCTTCTCAGCCACCTAATTGTGCATGAAATGAGAGCTAATTCTTGTGTTTATagttttattgtgaaaaaattgttttttttgttcattttgtgATTATATAATTTCTCATTGTTAATTGTGGGTTATTCTGGTTAAGCTCTTATATTCAATTGAATATCAAGGTAATAGATGGTTGTTTGTGGAAtttctatttgattttcttgtaattttttcaacTACTTTATGCTCATCATGGTGAACATGAAGtacttttttatcaataaaatttctattacttaccaacaaccaaaaaaaggtGGTTGTTTGtgaattttggagaaaattataTGATGCACCTTAAGTTTGCTTAAAGAGTTAAAGTTAACATTTACTACTTATATCATGCATTGGGTACTAGATTTTCGTTGATTAAATTTTATGTGTCATGAGCcttgattcttttttatttcacaaattctttgaattgtTAAGTTTTTCGTGTCTTATTCCACCCCCTTCCCCCTTAGCTATAGTGTTATCCTTTGTTATGACTTGGAATTCTCACTTTGTAATCTACAGATGACAATTGGGCTACCAgaatttgttgtgtttgtgttgttgGCACTCTTGTGGAGCCTGCAAAATATGTTTGGCACTAGGTTTGTGATTGATAGAGAAGAGTGCTTCTCTCACAATGTTCAATATGAAGGGGCTACAGAGCATCTTTCTTTCGTTGTAATTAAGGTCAATGGAGCATGACATTATACTCAAGATGGTGTTGATCTTATGGTAAtcttccatttttctttgctcaaATTTGTTGGTATTGTTAAGTTCTTCAGTTTTTTCCTCCTCATACACACTTATTTacttcaaaaatattattagtaCAAATTGGGTGTATGATGGATAGGGAAAAACTTAACTATAATTCCTTAGCTAtatttgtggggagtaaaaagatcttgataggaatatgggccgttgggtcttgctaaggaaggccgacctgctcttgagtttagggcttgttagtactttaggtcggcccatacgccgaggatccgaggatccagccgaggatgtttttcccctcggactgacaccagagaacccgggacttcatggtaaaggttagggaatgacacggtcaagaccaatggttaaagggggtgaacccttgaatgtcctagaagcaccaaTGTTGGAAGaatgtcaaaggtaaaggctgctacctccacattaaagaccctgcacctaccaccctggccgcattaatggggaagtgacacttgaacagtggaagggaaacttctagttactattcaaaggcactaagaaaagaaatatctaggctaagggaggaattggggcaacacgtgtataaagtattaaaaagaggagtatttaaggggggacctagaacagaaacgggacggactttttgtaacctaaaaaagaaaaaagacaaagggaaagagataatataagaacagctctcggcttacgtccgaggaggcctatttacaatattccttgttgtttccaagtactggcaatctttagtttgtcatttaatccccatacacttctaacctaggttgaaagcccacactctacaaattcatattgtttaaggctcattgggcctgagcccataactgttcttgggtccaggtgcaattgtgcacttacaattggcgccgtctgtgggaatctagtctagaagaggtagggatattatggcaggcttaggctctcaccatgcagagtcacaaggatcacaaccggaagatcatttcgaacgtcttgaacatcgtagagatcgtgagggaagcgtccatacagaatacccaggcgctagccatactcatggagggggtagcactacccacgatgagggttctaaatccatgcagaaggaaatcaatcgtttaaagaggaagttacgccgtgctaaatgtaaggtttccccgtcctcgtctagttcttcctcagagaaagATAGGGGActtggctacagttcaaggtcatattccccgcGTGCAACATCCTGCGAGTGAGGagaacgaccagccaacccgcagacgtaagaagcttcgttctaggggcttaggcaacgataccatgagtagggcgttgcaccaactctctaaatctccgttttcacggaggattgagagagggaggcttcccaggaggttcacccagcccacgtttaccatctataatggccgaactgatccggtggagcacgtgagtcacttcaaccaaaggatggcagtgcactctcacaacgagactctgatgtgtaaagtcttcccctccagcttgggacttgtggctatgagatggtttaacggtctcaaatcggggtctgtaggctcgtttggggaactaactagggcatttgcttcgcggttcattacgtgtagcagagtccctcggccattggactcgttgctatccatggtcatgaaggaaggggagacactgaaagcatactccgacagatactgggagatgtttaatgaaatagacggcgactttgatgaggtggcgcttaatacctttaaggtgggcctccctactgatcacgacctaagaaagtctttgacgaaaaagctcgtccgcagcgtacgccgtcttatggatcgtattgatgaatataaaagggtagaggaagaccagcagcagggaaaaggaaaggagaaggtcatcccgcaggagagaagggatttcaggtcggacagatatcacaacaacaagccgaggagggattacttcggacaatccgctCGGCGGCACCTGGCTTTGTAAATATTGTGTTCGAGAACAAGTGGTGCATCGAGTtgttagaaaaagttcgtaaagagcccttcttggGATGGCCGGCAAGATGGCGAGAGGACCtggagaagaaatcaaaaccttttctgtcaattaccatcgggatgtgggccactCCTACGGGAGCTGTCGGACCTGTGTGGAATCATCcagagcagctcgtcggtgagggaaagttaaagcggcacttgtgtcggccTACTAGGCAAGTCCATCAAGTTGGTttaaacaaccagaggaacggttcatctcggccggcattgggaacaatcaatgttatcttcgctgcactggtaggaccggctagtcccactagggttatggcggtttcccatccgcggccgaggatgtgggtgcgaggccgaagagattaaagagtaCTTTACTGTCTTAGGTTTTTAGAGGaagataaagtagggactatccggccccatgacgatgctcttgtggttaccctcggggatagggaattatgatgtgagaagggtgatgatagatcggggcagcggtgcggatatcatgtacatgatctatttaaagaagtgaggttggagttggaagatttaactccttacgactccccacttataagcttcgaaggaagggccgttgtgcgaAGGGACGggtccgtttacccgttcaatccaggcagaaacggttgaggtagatttcatcgtggttgaCGCGTATTCTCCATACGGCCATCCTCGCAGGCCATGGTTGCACGccttgggagctgtctcctaccttacatgttaaggtgaaattcccctcgggggagcatgttgaggaaatcctcggcagccgggtagtggctaggcaatgcatatcgccGGTGCTTCGTCGGtcgaaattgagtcatcaaccttgcccatccagagtcatagcaattacggctcggaggcacctggagcgatggcGAGAAGATGAAAtttgtttgtgaggagttagagaagtttgtaataacgatgatcagagaggttcttcccaagttggcatacgattgccacaccaagagaagatggagttgttgaaatttcgaaggataatttagatgtctttgcgtgggacccctatgaggctccgggcgtagatccgaactttatttgtcatcatttaaacgtcaatccggccattgttccgaggaggcagccacctcggcgatcttcccgagaacattctgaggctgtgaaggaagaggttcttaaactcaaaagggcgggggctatcaaagaagtttctaccctgaatggttggctcgctcttgttgttgttaaaaagaagaacggcagGTGGAGAGTGTGTAGATTTTGCGAtcgaacaaggcctgtcctaaagattcgttcccaatgccacggattgatcaattggtagatgctcttgttggacatcctcggatgagtttcttggacgccttaagggttaccaccaaattcccttggcgttagaggatcggggagaagactgctttcattactccaaccaggaattatcattataaagtcatgccatttgggttaaaaaatgctggggctacttaccaaagaatgatgacccgaatgttcgaacagcaactggggaaaaccatagaagtatacgtggatgacatggtggtgaagagtaagacagtaccttcgcacatgacagatttggccaaCACCTTCCAGATATTAAGGAAATATaggttgcgccttaacgcctccaagtgttcttttggtgtggggtctggaaaattcttgggatatatgattactcatagggggatagaggtaaacccagtgcaggttaaggctattcagaatttgcagccgcctcggaacccaaaagagattcaaaaattgaccggaatgattgcaaCGCgctgaatagatttatttctcggtcagctgaccggtgccgtcctttctttcagttgttgaacaagtggaaagggtttcagtggaccgaggactgcgaagtagctttccaacagcttaagcaatatctttctcggccacccatcttatctcgccctgaggtggacgaggttttattcgcttatgtggccgtggctattcatgcggtgagtttagtccttataaggagtGAAAATGGAGTGCAGAGACCGAtttactacgttagtaagtccttgaatgaggccgaggtgcgctatttgcccttggaaaaagcgcttctggcagtagtccacgccacgcgcaaacttcctcactatttccagtctcatactgtggttgttttgacctagttgcctctcaaggctgtgttgcgtagtgctgattattctggcagggtggcaaaatggggaaccattttgggtgcctttgatgttaaatacaagcctcgcacctcggtgaagggtcaggtcctcgctgatttggtggcagagtttactgaaccattgttagaagaaacttcaaaggaagcacacatgggtgaaaaatcagttggtgtgatcacagccgtatcgccctcggcttggaaagtttatgtggatggggctgctaatcataaagggtctggtgttggacttgttctaatgtcccctgaaggaattgtctttgaaaaatctttgagattggccttctcggctactaataatgaggccgagtatgaagcagtcttggtaggcatgcaaatggtacataagatgggtggcaaggaaatccatgtgttctcggactctctgttagtggtcggccaagtcatggggaccatggaggccagAGACCCTAGGATGCAGGActatttggcccaggttaaacgtcagcaggctgaattcgactcctttgccttagctcacgtctctaggagtggaaacactcatgcagattctttggctacgttggccacctcc from Castanea sativa cultivar Marrone di Chiusa Pesio chromosome 6, ASM4071231v1 includes:
- the LOC142640726 gene encoding cellulose synthase-like protein E1; the protein is MGSDGYLPLFETRRAKGRVLYRLFVISVFVGICLIWIYRVSHIPRKGEDGRWGWIGLLGAEFWFGLYWVLTQAHRWNQVYRCTFKDRLSQRHEKELPKVDVFVCTADPVIEPPVMVINTVLSIMAYDYPPEKLSVYLSDDGGSDLTFYALLEASHFAKHWLPYCKKFKVEPRSPAEYFNSSDDPLDANQSKESAFIKKLYDEMENRIENAAKLARIPEELRSKHTGFSQWDSYSSQRDHDTILQILIDGRDPNAKDKDGFVLPTLVYLAREKRPQHHHNFKAGAMNALIRVSSEISNGPIILNVDCDMYSNNSHSVRDALCFFMDEEKGHEIAFVQFPQTFKNVTRNEIYDATMRVIREVEFHGLDGCGGPLYVGTGCFHRRDTLCGRKFSKDYKTDWSSLTDIRRKDSVHELEKNLKGLASSTYDKNTQWGKEMGLLYGCPVEDVITGLSIQCRGWKSVYFNPSREAFLGIAATTLPDALVQHKRWSEGDLQILFSRYSPAWYAHGKISLALQMGYCAYCLWAPNCLATLYYAVIPSLYLLKGISLFPQISSPWFIPFAYVISAKHICGLAEFLWCGGTILGWWNCQRMWLYKRTSSYLFAFMDTILKLLGFAESGFVISTKIADEDVSQRYEKEIMEFGTSTPMFTILSTLAMINLVCFVGVLKEALMGTGIIRVYETMSLQFVLCGILVLINFPLYQALFLRKDKGKLPSSLAAKSIVLALLACISFTLLY